The following are encoded in a window of Fischerella sp. PCC 9605 genomic DNA:
- a CDS encoding OsmC family protein, with translation MAALKRTAQAVWRGNLKSGKGEISATSGVLQNTPYSFATRFENSPGTNPEELIAAAHAGCYSMAFAFTLTEKGYQPESVQTQATCIIEPQQTGGFKITKIHLETQGRVPGIDTATFQQIAQEAEAGCPVSNALRGGVEIELDATLA, from the coding sequence ATGGCAGCCCTTAAGCGTACCGCACAAGCCGTATGGCGTGGAAACTTAAAAAGCGGCAAAGGTGAAATTAGTGCTACCAGTGGAGTACTCCAAAACACTCCTTACAGCTTTGCAACTAGGTTTGAAAACTCCCCAGGCACCAATCCAGAAGAATTGATAGCAGCTGCTCATGCTGGCTGTTATAGCATGGCATTTGCATTTACATTAACTGAAAAAGGATACCAGCCTGAGAGCGTGCAAACGCAAGCAACTTGCATAATCGAACCGCAACAAACAGGTGGTTTCAAAATTACCAAGATCCATCTAGAAACTCAGGGACGTGTTCCTGGTATTGATACAGCAACCTTTCAGCAAATCGCGCAAGAAGCTGAAGCAGGATGCCCTGTCTCAAATGCTTTACGTGGCGGAGTAGAAATAGAATTGGATGCCACTTTGGCGTAA
- a CDS encoding metallophosphoesterase family protein, which translates to MTSPPQLLTDPFLQLPTPTSVRVVWFTEFAGYRHLVSYGENLATTVCAKTTKLSRTREDQQSRVGSQTQDGQVYQHPVQRHIWRHEAEVTSLTPNKNLAYRVTSVREDGQSVSSNVYSLAPTPTPGTPLKILLTSDHQIKPMVAANLQKVVETIGQIDAVWFAGDLANIPDRASEWFDDNRGGAFFPCLQGRAKYEIDCNGTKTSYTGGQIIQHAPMFTCIGNHEVMGRFARKDSLNEEFNDTIPRTVALKLYGENFLKDNSFNTDTYEEIFTLPESPEGGKTYYAVSFGDVRLVVLYATNMWRYVNTDGGKQGKYGEPEVELDNPENWGYGQHIYEPIAKDSQQYNWLVQELNSPEFKQAKYKVVMLHHPPHTLGDNIVPAYTDPVQIIERDEDGNIKAVRYEYPKQADYIIRDLLPLLEAAQVQLVFFGHSHLWNRFCSPSGIHFLETSNVGNSYGAAYKDKKRKNLPPWQNQDYVAIGDPYGLEPVTPTIAPMLDENGQTIPYIASNEITVFSIFDTGTGTISSYRFDTRKPDAEVIKFDEFKLKE; encoded by the coding sequence ATGACATCACCACCTCAGTTACTAACCGATCCATTTCTGCAACTGCCAACTCCAACTTCAGTGCGAGTTGTGTGGTTTACCGAATTTGCTGGTTACAGGCATCTTGTTTCCTACGGTGAAAATCTAGCTACAACAGTCTGTGCCAAAACTACCAAACTGAGTCGCACTCGTGAGGATCAACAATCACGAGTAGGAAGTCAAACCCAAGACGGACAAGTTTATCAACACCCCGTCCAACGCCATATCTGGCGACACGAAGCTGAGGTAACTAGTTTAACTCCCAACAAAAATCTTGCTTATCGAGTCACGAGTGTAAGGGAAGATGGTCAGAGTGTCAGCAGTAATGTGTATAGCCTCGCACCTACTCCTACTCCTGGTACACCGCTGAAAATTCTGCTTACCTCCGATCATCAAATTAAGCCAATGGTGGCAGCAAATTTACAAAAGGTTGTCGAAACAATAGGGCAAATAGATGCAGTTTGGTTCGCCGGTGACTTAGCGAATATCCCCGATCGCGCTAGTGAATGGTTTGATGATAATCGTGGTGGTGCGTTTTTTCCATGTTTGCAAGGTCGTGCCAAATATGAAATAGACTGCAACGGTACTAAAACAAGCTACACTGGCGGTCAGATTATTCAACATGCGCCCATGTTCACTTGCATTGGCAATCATGAAGTCATGGGACGGTTTGCTAGAAAAGACAGTTTGAACGAAGAATTTAACGATACTATTCCCCGTACAGTTGCTCTCAAATTATATGGGGAGAACTTCCTCAAAGATAACTCTTTTAATACTGATACCTACGAAGAGATTTTTACCTTACCTGAAAGTCCAGAAGGTGGAAAAACTTATTATGCAGTCAGTTTTGGTGATGTGCGTTTAGTAGTGCTGTATGCCACGAATATGTGGCGTTATGTCAACACTGATGGTGGAAAGCAGGGAAAATACGGTGAACCAGAAGTAGAATTAGACAATCCAGAAAATTGGGGTTATGGACAGCATATATATGAGCCTATTGCCAAAGATAGCCAGCAATATAACTGGCTAGTGCAAGAACTCAACAGCCCTGAGTTTAAACAAGCCAAGTATAAAGTAGTGATGTTGCATCATCCGCCTCATACTTTAGGCGACAACATTGTACCTGCCTATACTGACCCAGTGCAGATAATTGAACGAGATGAAGATGGTAATATCAAGGCAGTGCGCTACGAGTATCCTAAGCAAGCAGACTACATTATTCGTGATTTACTGCCACTGCTGGAAGCAGCACAAGTGCAGTTAGTGTTTTTTGGACATTCTCATTTATGGAACCGCTTTTGCAGCCCATCGGGGATACATTTTTTAGAAACTTCTAATGTCGGCAATTCTTACGGCGCTGCCTATAAAGATAAAAAGCGCAAGAACCTACCACCTTGGCAAAATCAGGATTACGTAGCAATTGGCGATCCCTATGGATTAGAACCAGTTACGCCAACTATTGCACCTATGCTGGATGAAAATGGCCAGACGATACCATATATTGCTAGTAATGAAATCACTGTTTTCAGTATCTTTGACACAGGTACGGGTACGATAAGTAGCTATCGTTTTGATACGCGCAAACCAGATGCAGAAGTTATCAAGTTTGATGAATTTAAGTTGAAAGAGTGA
- the ppk1 gene encoding polyphosphate kinase 1: MTKSKEIAKAINLSDSQYYFNRELSWLEFNRRVLHEALDSRTPLLERLKFAAIFSSNLDEFFMVRVAILKDQVQAGVSQRTPDGRTPQEQLEAIAQLLRPMVIEQHHLFEKVLRPEMAFHGIYLLNYKDISSEQRSYLQDLFKQRIFPVLTPLAVDPSHPFPLMANLSLNLAVVVKDPATGEEKFARVKVPNILPRFIELPKQLQQHNGKSNQWIGVPIEQVVAHNLEALFPGMIIKEYHLFRLTRKADIAVVEDEADDLLLAIQQELRGRHFRGSVVRLEIQPSMPKSVRQMLIEEMELTEGDVYEIDGLLNLKDLMSFLALPLPELKDPPWTPVIPPRLRHLNQASKIAQLDDPEDIFSAIRQNDLLVHHPYESFTASVEQFIVQAARDRHVLAIKMTLYRTSGDSEIVSSLIAAAESGKQVAALVELKARFDEENNITWAQKLEKSGVHVVYGLVGLKTHTKIVLIVRQEGEDIRRYVHIGTGNYNPKTAKLYTDIGLLSCREDLGADLTDLFNYLTGYSCQHSYRKLLVSPVSMRDRIIALIRREIEHCKNGKTGRIIAKMNSLVDPQIIAILYEASQAGVQIDLIIRGICCLRPEVPEVSENIHVISVIGRFLEHSRIFHFHNHGHNEVYIGSADWMPRNLDRRVEAVTPVEDPQLVQTLQKILEISLADNRQAWELKSDGSYIQRHPAKNEPERSTQNILMEMTLKS; the protein is encoded by the coding sequence ATGACTAAATCTAAAGAGATAGCCAAAGCTATAAACCTCAGCGATTCTCAGTATTACTTTAATCGAGAGCTAAGTTGGTTGGAATTCAATCGTCGAGTTTTACATGAGGCGTTAGATTCTCGTACACCTTTACTAGAGAGACTGAAGTTTGCAGCCATCTTCAGTTCCAATCTAGATGAATTTTTCATGGTGCGCGTGGCAATTCTCAAAGACCAAGTCCAAGCCGGAGTTAGCCAGCGAACGCCAGATGGTCGCACTCCTCAAGAACAATTAGAAGCGATCGCTCAACTGTTGCGTCCAATGGTAATTGAGCAACATCATCTGTTTGAGAAAGTCCTGCGTCCAGAAATGGCATTTCATGGTATTTATCTTCTCAATTACAAAGACATAAGTTCCGAACAGCGTTCTTATTTGCAAGATTTGTTTAAACAGCGGATTTTTCCGGTTCTCACGCCTTTGGCAGTAGATCCTAGTCATCCTTTCCCCTTGATGGCAAATCTTAGTCTGAACTTGGCAGTAGTTGTTAAAGATCCAGCCACAGGGGAAGAAAAGTTTGCGAGAGTCAAAGTTCCCAATATTCTGCCTCGATTTATTGAGTTACCTAAACAGTTGCAACAGCATAACGGTAAATCAAATCAGTGGATAGGTGTACCCATAGAACAGGTAGTGGCGCACAATTTAGAAGCCTTATTTCCAGGCATGATTATTAAGGAATATCACCTGTTTCGACTGACTCGCAAGGCCGATATCGCAGTAGTAGAAGATGAAGCAGATGATTTGCTATTAGCAATTCAGCAAGAGTTACGCGGACGACACTTTCGTGGTTCGGTGGTGCGGTTGGAAATTCAACCATCAATGCCTAAGTCAGTGCGACAGATGTTAATTGAAGAAATGGAACTGACTGAGGGTGATGTTTATGAGATCGATGGACTGCTGAATTTGAAGGATTTAATGTCGTTCCTGGCTTTGCCGTTACCTGAACTCAAAGATCCACCTTGGACACCAGTCATTCCACCTCGTCTGCGTCATTTAAATCAAGCTAGTAAAATTGCTCAATTAGATGATCCAGAAGATATTTTCTCTGCGATCCGGCAAAATGATTTGCTGGTGCATCATCCTTACGAATCCTTCACCGCCTCTGTAGAACAATTTATCGTCCAAGCTGCCCGCGATCGCCACGTGCTAGCAATCAAAATGACACTTTACCGCACCTCTGGGGATTCGGAGATTGTTAGTTCTTTGATTGCTGCGGCTGAAAGCGGTAAACAAGTTGCTGCCCTTGTAGAATTAAAAGCCCGTTTTGATGAAGAGAATAACATTACTTGGGCACAGAAATTAGAAAAGTCTGGTGTTCATGTCGTTTATGGCTTGGTAGGGTTGAAGACTCACACCAAAATTGTGCTCATAGTGCGTCAAGAAGGAGAAGATATTCGTCGCTACGTCCACATTGGCACGGGCAACTACAATCCCAAAACAGCGAAATTATACACTGATATCGGACTGCTGAGTTGTCGAGAAGACTTAGGCGCAGATTTAACAGATTTATTTAATTATTTAACGGGCTATTCTTGTCAGCATTCTTACCGTAAGCTGCTAGTATCTCCCGTAAGTATGCGCGATCGCATAATTGCCCTCATCCGTCGCGAAATCGAACACTGCAAAAACGGCAAAACGGGTCGTATCATCGCTAAAATGAACTCTTTGGTCGATCCCCAAATCATTGCTATCCTCTACGAAGCATCTCAAGCTGGGGTACAAATTGATCTAATTATTCGGGGTATATGCTGCTTGCGTCCTGAAGTTCCAGAAGTCAGCGAAAATATTCATGTAATTAGTGTCATCGGTCGTTTTTTGGAACACTCTCGGATCTTTCATTTCCATAATCACGGACACAATGAAGTGTACATCGGTAGTGCTGATTGGATGCCCCGCAACCTAGATAGACGTGTAGAAGCCGTTACACCAGTTGAAGATCCGCAGCTTGTACAAACTTTGCAAAAAATTCTAGAGATCAGCCTAGCAGACAATCGCCAAGCCTGGGAACTTAAATCAGATGGTTCCTATATCCAACGTCATCCCGCTAAGAATGAGCCAGAACGCAGTACCCAAAATATACTGATGGAAATGACACTAAAATCATAG